One Dermacentor andersoni chromosome 6, qqDerAnde1_hic_scaffold, whole genome shotgun sequence genomic window carries:
- the Ifrd1 gene encoding interferon-related developmental regulator 2 → MPKGKKKSKAGGTLRGSRLEAGLAPSSSDDESNADTASVLSCASESRCGSEGTVGEAEVEDGVLHDDFEDKLKEAIEGTSQKSAKGRLSCLEAIRKALSNRYLYDFLIDRPTTICDFVERGLRKGRGEEQGVSATLAALACVHYGAGEEAAALFQTLLQPLTTLLLDKAQPPTVRAKCATALGLCCFVAESDNYPEVQSCMESLWQALSGAKPSTGSSPATVVHSAALLAWGLLLTVAPLDRLLAQAKSNMARLQELLESSDLDLRIAAGEVIAIIYEVARDYDDNFEEPSDALCNQLRQLATDSQKFRAKKERRQQRSTFRDVYRAVHEGSSPDISVKFGREVLELDTWSRKLQYDSFCQLLGSGMNLHLAANELLRDIFELGPVIAADDHIISKVTKFERHMVNLASCRARTKTRNRLRDKRADVYA, encoded by the exons GTGGCACCCTTCGGGGATCCCGGCTTGAGGCCGGCCTGGCACCCTCGAGCAGCGACGACGAGTCCAACGCTGACACTGCCAGCGTGCTCAGCTGCGCATCAGAATCTCGATGCGGCAGCGAAGGCACCG TTGGTGAGGCGGAGGTGGAGGATGGTGTGCTTCATGATGATTTTGAAGATAAGCTGAAGGAAGCAATTGAAGGGACATCTCAGAAAAG TGCCAAAGGACGCCTGTCCTGCCTGGAAGCCATTCGCAAAGCTCTGTCCAACAGATATCTGTATGACTTTCTCATTGACCG GCCAACAACTATTTGTGACTTCGTGGAGCGTGGCCTGCGCAAAGGCCGGGGCGAGGAGCAAGGCGTATCTGCTACCCTGGCCGCACTGGCCTGCGTTCATTATGGAGCTGGCGAGGAGGCAGCCGCCCTCTTTCAGACGCTGCTTCAGCCGTTGACCACTTTGCTCCTGGACAAAGCACAGCCACCAACAGTGCGAGCAAAG TGTGCAACAGCCCTTGGCCTGTGTTGCTTCGTGGCAGAGTCAGACAACTATCCA GAGGTGCAGAGCTGCATGGAGTCCCTGTGGCAGGCGCTGTCGGGGGCCAAACCATCAACCGGCAGCAGCCCTGCCACCGTGGTGCACAGTGCTGCTCTCCTGGCCTGGGGTCTGCTGCTCACCGTGGCGCCCCTGGACAGGCTGCTGGCACAGGCCAAGAG CAACATGGCCAGACTTCAAGAACTGTTGGAGAGCTCGGATCTGGACCTGCGCATTGCGGCTGGGGAAGTGATTGCCATCATCTATGAAGTAGCCAGAGACTATGATGAT AATTTTGAGGAACCATCGGACGCCCTCTGCAACCAGCTCCGGCAGCTTGCCACCGACAGCCAGAAGTTCAGAGCGAAGAAAGAGCGCCGTCAACAACGCTCCACTTTCCGCGACGTCTATCGGGCTGTCCAT GAAGGGTCCTCGCCAGACATCAGTGTGAAATTCGGTCGCGAAGTCCTCGAGCTGGACACTTGGAGCCGCAAACTGCAGTACGATTCCTTCTGCCAACTGCTGGGATCGGGCATGAACCTCCATCTGGCT gCCAACGAGCTCCTGAGAGACATTTTTGAATTGGGTCCTGTAATAGCAGCTGATGACCACATCATTTCAAAAGTAACAAAATTCGAGAGG CACATGGTGAACCTGGCAAGCTGCCGTGCTCGGACGAAGACCCGCAACAGGTTGCGCGACAAGAGGGCCGACGTCTACGCCTGA
- the LOC140218878 gene encoding uncharacterized protein: MFPDSEIAKAFQCGRKKVSYIISDGLGPYFKAKVLEELAKPEVFYTVMIDETPVPEMKVQQLDVLIRYFSVNAQDVVVEHLQSFHMGHATPDELFSCVEDALNELPKNNMLCFFSDGPNVMKSLKGKIKAELSPNMIDIGECSLHKMHNAFATGLNTFCSEIECIVTDIHQYFRYATRHADIKDLQQKLGLPQLEFLRHVSSRWLTLLPSMQRVLKLYDALKSFFSKAAEPRKSSSIRHNRLASAFSDNTLRARLLFVQNAAQLFDKFQTLFQSKEPLLHLFYDEIVAVVKQLMGRFLRQESFVDVTGFHLKNVQVESQANWKVKPELGLDTEKEMELWTPTQKKAFYVKTRAFYISCTKYLVSRLPLDNKVLFHSRFLKPGVVGDHYTTSLRYIANALPQVMPPSEVSSLTDEWLRLCCEISDWDVSTNVVEHWVNVFALKMPTGEPKYPRLGRLVRAVLSLPHGNADCERGFSENKQALHHRASLSITCVSSLRQTKAYLKRYGGDVTKVPITRDLLKCVGKSYSGYRKRVEMEEESKSRKRKCDEPLTQSSEEKKLKEEKATLQCRLSTLKALLTSAEELISTGVKSKDMDKVETGNVLLVDVNSKLPAVLERIRMIDSTLESNKQF, translated from the coding sequence ATGTTCCCTGATTCAGAGATAGCAAAAGCCTTCCAATGTGGCCGCAAGAAAGTATCTTACATCATATCTGATGGCTTAGGACCATACTTTAAAGCCAAAGTGCTTGAAGAACTTGCAAAGCCTGAGGTATTCTATACCGTAATGATCGACGAGACCCCAGTGCCCGAGATGAAGGTGCAGCAGCTGGATGTGCTCATCCGGTATTTCTCTGTTAATGCACAAGATGtcgttgtagagcaccttcagtcATTTCACATGGGGCATGCCACTCCAGATGAGCTCTTCTCCTGTGTTGAAGATGCACTTAACGAACTTCCAAAAAATAACATGCTCTGCTTCTTCTCTGATGGGCCAAATGTTATGAAGAGCTTGAAGGGTAAAATAAAAGCAGAACTTAGCCCCAACATGATTGACATTGGGGAGTGCAGTCTTCATAAAATGCATAACGCATTTGCCACTGGTCTCAACACTTTCTGCTCTGAGATTGAATGTATTGTCACTGATATCCATCAGTACTTCAGATATGCCACAAGACATGCGGACATCAAGGATCTCCAACAGAAACTTGGATTGCCACAGCTGGAGTTCCTGCGGCACGTAAGCAGCAGGTGGCTGACACTATTACCAAGTATGCAGCGTGTGCTTAAGCTGTATGATGCTTTGAAGTCTTTCTTTTCTAAGGCTGCAGAACCAAGAAAATCCTCATCTATAAGGCACAATCGCCTCGCATCTGCATTTTCTGACAACACGCTCCGAGCACGACTCCTTTTTGTTCAGAATGCCGCCCAGCTCTTTGACAAGTTTCAAACCTTGTTTCAGAGCAAAGAGCCTCTTCTTCATTTATTTTATGATGAAATAGTTGCTGTGGTCAAACAGCTGATGGGCAGATTTTTGCGGCAGGAGTCGTTTGTAGATGTAACTGGTTTCCATTTGAAGAATGTTCAAGTTGAATCGCAAGCTAACTGGAAAGTGAAACCTGAGCTTGGCTTAGATactgagaaagaaatggagctttgGACACCAACTCAGAAAAAGGCTTTCTATGTCAAGACCAGAGCTTTCTATATATCCTGCACAAAGTACCTCGTCTCAAGGTTACCTTTGGACAACAAAGTGCTGTTCCACAGTAGATTTTTGAAGCCTGGTGTAGTAGGAGACCACTACACAACGTCACTGCGCTACATCGCGAATGCCCTGCCACAAGTCATGCCACCCAGCGAAGTATCATCTCTAACTGATGAGTGGTTGCGCCTTTGCTGCGAAATTTCTGACTGGGATGTTTCAACAAATGTTGTTGAACACTGGGTTAATGTGTTTGCACTAAAAATGCCCACTGGCGAACCCAAATACCCAAGACTGGGAAGGCTCGTAAGGGCTGTTCTTTCCTTGCCGCATGGCAACGCAGACTGCGAGAGAGGATTTAGCGAAAACAAGCAGGCGCTTCACCATCGAGCCTCTTTGTCAATAACATGTGTGTCAAGCCTTCGTCAAACGAAAGCATACTTGAAGCGTTATGGGGGTGACGTCACAAAGGTGCCAATCACTAGAGATCTCCTGAAGTGTGTTGGAAAGTCGTACAGTGGTTATCGCAAACGCGTTGAAATGGAAGAAGAATCAAAATCACGCAAACGGAAATGTGACGAGCCACTGACACAAAGCAGcgaagaaaaaaagctgaaagaGGAAAAGGCCACCCTGCAGTGCCGTCTATCCACCCTGAAGGCATTACTTACCAGTGCCGAGGAACTCATCAGCACAGGAGTAAAATCGAAGGACATGGACAAAGTGGAAACTGGAAACGTTTTGCTCGTTGATGTGAATTCCAAATTGCCGGCGGTGCTTGAGCGCATTAGAATGATAGATTCCACGCTGGAATCTAACAAGCAATTctaa